GGCGGGCCGCCCCCAAAACAAAGACGAGCCCAGTGTCAGATCCGCCCAACCACGGCTCCTATCGCCTCATTAGGCGACGTATTTAAGGCCGCCCCCTTCCTTATCTCCACTGCACCGTACGGTCGCGCTCTCGCAGCTAAAGCCAGTGAGTACCCTACCGAAAAGGAGCTCTCGGAGACAGTTGCTAAAGATGACTCCATATCGAAAAATTGGTCGCGTGAAGCAAAGCGTACGTCGAGGAAACGCAGATACCTTCGTCTGCTTCAGTCATGAGAATAACGTGTAACACCACGTAGCCCTCAGTGACAGATTTCTGCATGGATAGTGCGCAGGTCCTCATTGGCGACTTTATAGGGAAAACAGCTACGTTAcggtttttgtttttatttaatttgtagcCTATGTGTGGCATTATCTGGCTACTGGTAGGCTACTCGTGTATAACTACTAGGCTACGTAATTATTGGAGGTAATTCATAGGTGAGCATCCACTATTTTATAGGCTCACATTCGGGTCGCAAAGAAATGTCTACTGCTTTGTCTGTGCAAAAAGTATAAAAGACTAATCTATATCTCAATCTCAGGGCCCCAGGTGTTATAAACTTTTGATTtaacattcacatttaaataatttgcagtCAATTGTTGTtggggtttcaagctgggtaGCGAATctgtaagaaagaaaaaaaaaacaccgtGACTGCTTACGTAAAAAGGCTgtataaaatttgattgattgattgacatgtcCATTATTGCCTACTGTCCTGATACAATACTGATACCATGTTGTTGTACAGTTTGCATATTGTTACACACTTTATATTCACTGTTGTGGAAGCTATGCATATGCGTCAAACGCCTGCTGACTTTCAAAGGCCCTTGTCATGCAGGCAAAGCGACTGCATTTCAAATGTTCCACCGTATTTTGCAATACCATATCAAGGTTAGGCTACCATGAGTTCCGAAATTGCTGTTATTAGCAGGactaataaaaacacaaaagttGTTGAATATTTTGTCTGTGAGAAAATTAGATATCAATGTTGGTCTTTAGCAGGGAAAAGCGCTGCTTCCATGTGGTAATCGTTTTTCCACTAATTTATGAAACACACATGTTATGAAACAAAACGTACCCATTgttctatttaaaatgtaactgtaGCCTATTTGTGCTAACGCCACAAGAAGCATTGAGACACAAACAAAgtgacaataacaacaattagCTCAAAATAACAATGAAGCATAATTGTTACCAGATTCCTTGGCTTTGCCTTTCCCTGAAACTGCTATTTAGTGGTGATAAATACACAGGCCAAAATAGGCTACTCCTTTAGAGACTACTTAGAACAGAGAAAAAGTCTGATTAATAATTTCATGAGGGTTTAGGCCTAATAAAAAACGAATAACCTTTAGCGAAACATCCATTATTCCTATTCATTTGTGCAAATGTAGCCAGTGTCGCTATTAGTGAACGTTTTCGACCTTATAGCCTACTGCGTTGGATGATTATAAGACCACTGCGTAAAGGGGTGAAATACATTATAATGGAGGTGAGCCTGGTCATAATGGACAAAGTAAATGGGCCAATGCGATAGAAAAATATCAGCGTGTAGGCTATAATAAGCCCATCTCCGGATAAAGGTCGGAGATGGTGGCCGAAAAAAGTTTTCTGATATGATTATAATTCTAATATGAGGATACTATCAAAACATCAACGTACGCTAAGAGGAGAGGTTTAGATTGCGCGCGTTAATTGTAACGCGTGGTGTAGCTTCAGACTGTAAGAGATAAGTAGCCTAAGTGTTCGTACTCTTTAACTGACAGAAACAACTGAACCATTAATATTTTAGCACCTCCCGAGTTTTCCCATGTGttttcccccctttttttttctttttttttaggcCTAATCTAATCCGTTAACCCTGACCTACAATCCATACACGTAAATGGCCAAGTACAAAAACagataaaataataatctgttaCTTAACCTAAACTGAATCACAGGCCTAATAGGATATATTAGGTGGGCCGTAACCTATCAGAAAGATGAATACATAAGCTATAATTTCAGGATGTCATTTGAATTGAAGGCCATAACAATTGAAAACTATATTATTAAATCAATCAGAATTTATTGTCAGCGGCgtgtttacatttgtttgggTTTGTCATTTAAATTAGATAGCTTACATTTCCCAATAATCTAGCCACCAACATTACTATTGCCAACTAGAAAACAATAGGTCTACCAAAATGCAGTAAAATCCAATgaaatttgaaaacatttgacacaaGAGAGTTTTGTAAGGGCTGACAGTATAAGGCCTACATAACGCGATCATTTGTACAGAGTGGAGATGTTATGTGCTCACTGCATTACATTGGTGGCATCATTTTCAGATGCAACTGCCGCTCCCTCGCGTGGTCAGGAGGCGTCGTGTTGGCCTATTGGATGGAATCATCTGGTTACAATGATGCAATTATTCGCTCGCATCCCGATATAAAAATAACCTCTACCACAGAGCGACTTAATAGAAGCCTAATGTGGACCATGAAAATACAGAAAGCTaactattttatataaaaaaccAATATTCTTTCCTTTGACTTTATCTAGCTATATTTGTATTAGACTATTTTACATTGCCTTGCTAGCTTATACCTAATCAATCTTACGGTGACATAACGACGTTAAGTTTTCTTGTTTAGACCAGAGGCATAAATGCATTTATGCCGGCCCCTTGACAACTACGTTTAGAAAAGCAATGTTTTTACCCAATGGAACGTTCAGATAGAAACCAATGTATTCATTACTAACAAGACTCCTAAATTTAGACCTCTAATAATGGCAGGCTATTTATATTTGGAACTTTTTGCAATAGCAGGTGCCCCTGGTTTGTTTCTCCCTGCTAGTCAAATTAACTCACGCGTTGTCTCAGGTCGGAAATTGTTTCTGATTAAGAGAGGATGGAACTCAAGATGTCCTGCAGAACCGTCATTGGAAACTCTTTATAGTATGTTGTAGTCTACTTTTAACGCCTGTGGGAGTTCCGGTTTTGGGAACTCAACTCTGTAAAAAGTGATGAAACATCGCCCCCGTGCGATATTTGACATTCATTATTCTGTTCCTGAGCAATCTTCTGGTAACCTCTAGTTCTACTtggtatttttgtgttttgggcAGTCTTCTAGTAGCTTCTAGTTTTACTAAGCATTTTTGTGTTCTGGGCAGTCTTCTGGTAGCTTCTAGTTTTACTAGGCATTTTTGTGTTCTGGGCAGTCTTCTGGTAGCTTCTAGTTTTACTAGGCATTTTTGTGTTCTGGGCAGTCTTCTGGTAACCTCTTGTTCTACTTCGTATTTTCATGTTCTGGGCAGTCTTCTGGTAGCTTCTAGTTTCACTAGGCATTTTTGTGTTCTGGGCAGTCTTCTGGTAGCTTCTAGTTTTACTAGGCATTTTTGTGTTCAGGGCAGTCTTCTGTTAGCCTCTAGTTCTACTTGGTAATGTTCTGGGCAGTCTTCTGTTAGCCTCTAGTTCTACTTGGTAATGTTCTGGGCAGTCTTCTGTTAGCCTCTAGTTCTACTTGGTAATGTTCTGGGCAGTCTTCTGTTAGCCTCTAGTTCTACTTGGTAATGTTCTGTTCTGGGCAGTCTTCTGGTAGCTGCTAATTTAACTTTTTTCCAGTAAACTTTACACCAGCAGCCCACTACAGATTTTCTGGTTTGAATGGCAAATtgggcacgtgtgtgtgtgtgtgcgtgtgtgtgtgtgtgagagagagtgagaaacgTATCGCTTTTCTTGTGTAGTGATGGGGTTGCAACAGATTTATTAAACACTTAAATAATTCATTCAGATTGCAGGTTAAAATTGGATGGCTGAATTtatttgacattcagtttattCAAATAAAGGCGATCCCAGGCAAATAAACTATACAGAAATTTGACTGGAAATCAGCATTCACAGAGTATATCATTCTATTtgtattaaaaagaaaacataaaaagaatgaaaacagaaGGAAATTGCAGGGCTtgtccaaaacaaacattttactcctaacaggaatgcatttcaaatgtCATGATGTATGTAAAATACTATTCACACTATTGGCCATTTCGCTCAGTCTACCTTCAAGAAAATGTGCAAAAGCCACCAACTCAATACAAATCAAATTTCAAGGGAGCATTTCAGTTTGATCATACATAGAACATGTATTCATTCTCAAAACTGCAACAAATGCCAAAATAACACTTGAAGGTAAAGTTCTTGCTAACACCTCTCACCATCTGCGATCTTCAGCTGTTCATACTTCGCCCACTGAACGGCACTGAAGTGTTCACACAAGCTGAAGATCACTTCATATTGggtagtgcagctttaacactGTATGGCAGGCATATAAAAACTCTTATAAGATATGAATGtttatatacacatttatattgGGTTTTTCCTCATACATACCAAACATATTTGGTAGGCTACCTGGCAAAGACAACTTTGGAGCatcgcaaaaaaaaaaaaaatgacattagtGCAAACGGCATAACACGTGGGCTAAGTACCACGACAAGATAGTTCCTACAGCTACCAGACAGTGACGGCGTACAAGCCTGAGCGTGCATAAAAAGGTCTAAATCAAGTGCTACGCCCGTTCTCCTCAGTATGAATAAATGGAAATCGAACACACACTCCCATACCAGATGAACACCACCTTGTGCCTAACAGCAGTCATATGGCTGTTGTGTAACAGGTCCTCAGCTAGAACAAGGTGTGGGGTATTGGGCGGCAGGGCTTGTCAGTGGGCGGGGCCCAACCGCAATAGGCGGGGCCTAACCAGGCAGGTGGGAAAAGGGGGAAACAACTGGAGTGGTGTAACAGACAGCGGTTTAAAGGAGAGTCAAACTCCTTAATACAATCAGCACTTGATTCAAGACGGGTGAAATACAGGCCAAATGGAATATACTGGAACGCTGACAGGTTAATGAAACCGCAAAATGTTACGTGATGGATGCTTTTGTAATCAGAACAAATAGGTGCACAGCATGAAGACCCTAGCAACTGTCAAAAACCGAAGCAACTCAGTCGCAGGGTGGGTAAGTGTCCAGCCTGAGCCCGGAGGGTCATGAGTTCAATCCCAGCAGTCATACCAAAAGCCTGAGCCCGGAGGGTCATGAGTTCAATCCCAGCAGTCATACCAAAAGCTAAACGTAACGGTCCTTGATGCCGGCCTCCTTGGGATTTAGAGTAAATCAGGGACAAGAGTCAGTCCAGATGTACCTCAAGCTACAGAAAGATATAGGCTCCGTCTCCTTTGAGCCGTTCCAGCAACCGCAAGGCTACTTATTTAGATTTTAGGACTGAGAAAGCAGATTTCTCAACACTGAAATGAAATGGACGTTCAGTGGAGCATCGGGGAATCTTGAAATCACTAAATTCTGCATCGGATTTCATGTGTGATCGCCTAGAAGTAAAACAACCATGAAAtgcatttgaggaacaataaccATGAAATAAGGGAACCATAGTATGTGGAGGCTTAAAACCAAACTAATTAACAGGCCAACCAGAGTTCAATAAGGTGCTGGAGAGTGGCAATATAGAAGTCCAACAGTTAACCAGCAAACTATCATGAGTCTTACATATTGGCCACGTGAGGGTCTCCAGCGGAGCGCCGGCTCAGAGGAAGATGGTGGACTGCCCTGACTAAAAACAGGCTGAACATATGGAGGATGTCGTTGtggcaggggaggaagaggCGGCTGACCGCTGGGGATGGCGACACCGGAGATAGGACTCTCCCGAACCCTGTGACGGAGCATTCCCCCGGCCCTCCAAGCACTGGGTTCCCAGGGCTCTGCCCTCTGCCTGGCCCTCCAAGCACTGGGTTCCCAGGGCTCTGCCCTCTGCCTGGCCCTCCAAGCACTGGGTTCCCAGGGCTCTGCCCTCTGCCTGGCCCTCCAAGCACTGGGTTCCCAGGGCTCTGCCCTCTGCCTGGCCCTCCAAGCACTGGGTTCCCAGGGCTCTGCCCTCTGGTTTAGGGAGAGCGGAAGAGGGGCCGGCCTGGCATTCTTCAAGTGGGACACCGTTTTCAGTTATTGTCTTGTCCCCCTCAGCCTCACTGCCCACTGGCTCCCCGTGCCCAGCCTCTGCTGGATTGGGATTGGCTGGCAGAATATCCTGGGCGGGTGCAGCGCTGGCACCGGCGGCCTGCGGTTGGCTCTTCAGCTGTTTGTGGCAGAGGGGGCAGGTCTCTTGTACATACAGCCACTTCTTGAGACAGCCAGCGTGGAAGAAGTGACTGCAGGGCGTGATGACGGCACTCTTCATGTCCTACAGGAGGGTTAAAACGCGAGTTAGCTAATGAACAAATCTGCTACAAAGACAGATTCTAAATGTACCCTTTTTGGATGAGtgaaaaatacagctccggaaaacactgagaccacagcacctttttctttcatttccaaaaaagttgataagtaaattttttagtgaggaacagaatcgttcaatttgtagtggtcccttaatttgaaccgttctgttcctcactcaaaaccttccttttcaacttttctggtaaggaaagaaaaagttgcagaccccttcactttatcCACACTTTGTAGTGTTACAGACTTAACAATagattacatgttttttttttttttttttttttaaataataatctaTCCAGAATAACAGATGAGGGGTACCTTGTTTTGTTCAGACATATCCCTTTAGGGCATTAGGACTTTATCATTCCATCCTGGTCTCTAAACCAGAGAATATTTTTCCTCACGCTATTGAAGTACTTCAAGTGCAAACTCCCGGAGGCATGTCATTATCCTTTTACTAGGAGTTGCTTCTGTCCTGACACCAACTGATGGAAAACTGAAGAGATGGTTGTCATTTCTGGCAGATCCTCCAATCTATGCAGAAAAACTCAGAAGCACTCTTAAGAGTGGCCATTAGACTctcccaaacaaaaaaaaaacatctcgaCTGGTTACTTCATCTGGATGGACGCTCCAGGAAGTCTAGCGGCTTCCAAACTTACTCAGTTTCACAGTGATGGAGCCCACTACCCATCGGTGAACTTTAAACGCTTTAGCAATGTTCTTGTAACATTTCCCAGATCTATGCCATGACATAATTATATCTTTGAGGACCACAGAGAGTTCTTTGGACTTAATGGCTGTGAGATGCACCGTGCGATATGGGACCTGCAGACAGGTGTGCCTTCCTACATCATCTCCACTCAactgaatttaccacaggtggagTCCAAACGTTTTCAGAGACATCAAGGAGGATGAACGGAACATGGGTGAGCTCAAATTGGAGTGTCAAGGCAAAGGGTCTGAAACCTTATTTCAGATATTTGAGTTGTTTAACCATATTACATTGGCAACAATTTTCTAAAGACCTATTCAATTGGTCGTTATGGGGCatttgtagattgatggcaaaaaaataaacgtAATACAGGATGAATTCAGCCTACAACACCACAAAAtgggggtttgaatactttccgaagccACTGTATTATGCAGGCATTCATTTGGATAGCACACAGAAACTGTCTGCTGAGGTCATTCCTGAAGggatttttgattttttttactcCAAACCCAACCCCGAAAGACCGTTAGATCAAACTGGGACCCAGCAACCTGAGAAACCTGTCACTCtctccctgagcaaggcagtaaaaaaaaaaaagaaaatgtaaaatcgCTTGTTTCACCATCTTTGCAGAAAGTGCAGAACACCCACCTGGTAGCAGATGGCACAGATGTCGTTGTACTGCTCCAGCTGCCGATCGGAGGCGGTGGGCAGGCTCTTGATTTTGTTGACGGCGTCTCTGCGCAGTAGGAAACTCTGCCAGCCCAGCTGGGCACGTAGCCACACATTGTAGTAGGAGTGGATGAAGATGATGGTGGAGCCCATGACCGTCCACTCGCCGAACACCGTCTCCGACACGCCGTAGGCCACCACCACCAGCGCCACCAGGAACTCCAGCAGCCGGTAGGTGCCGTTCACGTAGTAGATGACGTCGTCCATGTTCTCCACCGGCTCCTTGCGGAACTCCTCCACCATGAAGAGAATGTAGATGAGCAGGGTGCCCAGCACCTGGGGGATGGGGACGGGATGTTAGGTTCAGGGTGATGGAGCCTTGGAGCTTTGCCTCCATTGGGTAATTTCACATGGTGTGACAACAGAGGTCACGCTGATGATGAGGGCAAGCGGTTGGAGGTCATGGGTTGAGGTCATCAGGGGATAAAAGTCTCCTGACTGAAACTCAAGTCTCTGTCAGTGTTGTCAGCACGGCCAAGTTAAAATCTCATTTTAAGTTCAGAAGCCATACGTGTTAGGCTTTTAAGGAAAGTTGATACATTTTTAGATTTAATAAACTTTGAGTTCTCTCAGTAATTTTACTTAAAgggtttggatttttttttccttctgttgGTCACTAAAAAGGGACATTGCACATTCAAAggaatgaaaaaataataatattgaacGATGCTGacaatgtaaaatgtcaaattAGACAAATAGTATATTAATAAGAATCATGCTGATCTAAATCTAACATACTGAATCATGCTGGTATAAATCTAACATACTGAATCACTAACAGCGTATGGGTGACATAATGAGCAGCATGTAGCCTTCAATCCACAAGCAGCCTAACAGCACTGACCCACTACACACCTCGCGTCATCTTATCAGCATCACGTCAGTGATGTTTGACCTGCTACACTATTAACTCTTCAAAATCAACATACTTTCCTTCAAATTTTCATTAACAAGACAGAAAGAATGCGCTAGTTAGCCATCGAGATGGAACCTCAGCGCTTAGTGAAGTTCGACGGCTATAGCGTAGCTTCTAGGTAACAGTTGGAGCAACAGTAAACCAAGAGATCAAAGCTCAGAGCCTTCAAAGTGAAAGAAGTTTGTAGATTTGTCCTTCTACATGACCTGTCATCTTATTTGCTACAGCATCTGGGCAAACACTGACGGAAAAACTACTAATCCTCTAGATTTTCAAATTCACAGAACGGGTATAATACCAGTTGTGTAGGTGCAAAATGAGACAAATTACTGTATAAGCAACCAAGTATTTATTATGTAATTCCGACATAATATCAGCTCTTATAAACTTCCCAAATCGATGAGGCATAGTTGCTAGAAACACGGCCCCGCGCCCGGGTAGAATCACGGCCCCGCGCCCGGGTAGAATCACGGCCCCGCGCCCGGGTAGAAACACGGCCCCGCGCCCGGGTAGAAACACGGCCCCGCGCCCGGGTAGAAACACGGCCCCGCGCCCGGGTAGAAACACGGCCCCGCGCCCGGGTAGAAACACGGCCCCGCGCCCGGGTAGAAACACGGCCCCGCGCCCGGGTAGAAACACGGCCCCGCGCCCGGGTAGAAACACGGCCCCGCGCCCGGGTAGAAACACGGCCCCGCGCCCGGGTAGAAACACGGCCCCGCGCCCGGGTAGAAACACGCCCCCGCGCCCGGGTAGAAACACGGCCACATCTGCTCTGTTGGACAGAACACCCTGACTGTGTATAAATGACTCCCATTACCGATCACCAGAGGTGtcaaaagtacaaagtaaaagtactcaactgggttcggctgtgttcaccagttttgggaagttcctaaagaagggttaaatgaccatgtaaacagagttcataactcatcagtgtccttaattgataatttatttaattgatcactagttagttttgaactccctttacctggttgtttagatcttaattagatacttcccaaaagtggtgaacacagccgaacccagttgagtacttttactttgtacttttgaCACCTCTGCCGATCACTATAGGTTAACATGGAGAGTCTTTAGAGAACAATCATGCAGACAATtccacaaatatatttatatttgtttgtaggaaacagtgtgtgtgcgcgcatgtgtgcgtgcgtgtacctGCAGTGAGGTGAGGATGCTGGAGGAAATTATGATGAGTAACCAGAAGTCCATGTGGAAGAACTGGCAGATCATGTAGGCCATGTAGGCCGGGAAGATGagcagaaacagacacaggctCACGGCACGGAAGTGCTTCCACAAACTCCTAAACAGGGAA
This genomic window from Esox lucius isolate fEsoLuc1 chromosome 7, fEsoLuc1.pri, whole genome shotgun sequence contains:
- the LOC105011270 gene encoding RING finger protein 145 isoform X1, with amino-acid sequence MALKDKLEAVLNVGLRVPSIMLLEVLYRWDVSSFFQKIQRSSLNNNPLFQYKYLALYLHYVGYILSLVLLTLPRQHLVKLYLYVLTALLLFAGHQVSRDYVRGELDSGYEGPLYLEPLSMNRFTTALIGQLVVCTLCSCVMQTKRIWLFSAHLLPLVARLCLVHLETIVFINRFAMIFTGLEVIYFLASNLLVPYKLAKTAYRELVQVVEVYGLLALGMSLWNQLVLPVLFMCFWLVLFALQIYTYFSTRDQPTSRERILFLFLTSIAECCCTPYSLLGLVFTVSFVALGVLTLCKFYLQGYRAFMNDNTMHRGVTEGITLLILAVQTGLIELQVIHRAFLLSIILFIVVASILQSMLEIADPIVLALGASRDKSLWKHFRAVSLCLFLLIFPAYMAYMICQFFHMDFWLLIIISSSILTSLQVLGTLLIYILFMVEEFRKEPVENMDDVIYYVNGTYRLLEFLVALVVVAYGVSETVFGEWTVMGSTIIFIHSYYNVWLRAQLGWQSFLLRRDAVNKIKSLPTASDRQLEQYNDICAICYQDMKSAVITPCSHFFHAGCLKKWLYVQETCPLCHKQLKSQPQAAGASAAPAQDILPANPNPAEAGHGEPVGSEAEGDKTITENGVPLEECQAGPSSALPKPEGRALGTQCLEGQAEGRALGTQCLEGQAEGRALGTQCLEGQAEGRALGTQCLEGQAEGRALGTQCLEGRGNAPSQGSGESYLRCRHPQRSAASSSPATTTSSICSACF